The following are from one region of the Stigmatopora argus isolate UIUO_Sarg chromosome 9, RoL_Sarg_1.0, whole genome shotgun sequence genome:
- the LOC144082110 gene encoding palmitoyltransferase ZDHHC2-like isoform X1: protein MAPSGSCNVKRGCKRVLYWIPVLFIALIVAWSYFAYVVQLCLVSIEDTWEKAIYLMVYHVIFIMFIWAYWQTIFTKPMNPLREFCLSYSDKELLEREDRGESQQEILRRIAKELPIYTRTNSGAIRFCDRCQLLKPDRCHHCSVCDKCILKMDHHCPWVNNCVGFSNYKSFMLFLAYSLLYCLFITATDLQYFIKFWMAGGKAHFRLKEYLNGFPDSQAKFHILFLFFSASMFSVSLSSLFIYHCWLVFKNRSTLEAVRAPVFRHGTDKNGFSLGSSKNLRQVFGDEFKYWPFPIFSSLGDGCSFPTCLVNADPEQPSSPNSYNPGQKSNADGCHFSFKPMRESQSRLLSSTASWIESEIAADDKNGANNPLMTSENEG, encoded by the exons ATGGCTCCGTCAGGTTCCTGTAATGTCAAACGGGGCTGCAAGAGAGTTCTCTACTGGATCCCGGTCCTATTCATCGCACTCATAGTGGCTTGGTCATATTTCGCCTACGTTGTGCAGCTTTGTTTAG TTTCAATTGAAGACACCTGGGAAAAGG CTATTTATTTAATGGTGTACCATGTCATCTTCATCATGTTTATCTGGGCTTACTGGCAAACAATCTTCACCAAGCCCATGAACCCTCTTCGGGAG TTCTGCCTGTCCTACTCGGACAAGGAGCTACTGGAGCGTGAAGACCGGGGTGAATCTCAGCAAGAGATCCTGAGAAGAATCGCTAAGGAGCTGCCTATCTACACACGCACCAACTCTGGTG CAATCCGTTTTTGTGATCGTTGCCAGCTGCTGAAGCCTGATCGATGTCACCATTGTTCAGTTTGTGATAA ATGCATCCTGAAGATGGATCACCACTGTCCTTG GGTTAACAACTGTGTGGGATTCTCTAATTataaatcattcatgctgttTTTGGCATATTCGCTGCTATATTGCCTTTTTATAACTGCTACAGACCTACAATACTTTATTAAATTTTGGATG GCTGGGGGTAAAGCCCATTTTCGACTGAAAGAATACCTG AATGGCTTTCCAGACTCTCAGGCCAAATTCCACATTCTGTTCCTCTTCTTTTCGGCCTCCATGTTTTCAGTCAGCCTCTCCTCTCTTTTCATCTATCACTGCTGGCTTGTCTTCAAGAACAGATCTACTCTCG AGGCTGTTCGCGCGCCAGTGTTTCGCCACGGAACTGACAAGAATGGATTCAGTCTGGGCTCCAGTAAAAATCTTCGTCAAGTCTTTGGCGATGAATTTAAATACTGGCCTTTTccgattttctccag TTTAGGGGATGGTTGCTCATTCCCAACATGCCTGGTGAATGCTGACCCAGAGCAACCCTCCTCTCCTAATAGCTACAACCCTGGACAAAAAAG CAATGCAGACGGATGCCACTTTTCCTTCAAGCCGATGAGGGAGAGTCAAAGTCGATTGCTCAGCAGTACCGCCTCATGGATTGAAAGTGAAATTGCGGCAGATGACAAGAACG GTGCTAATAACCCACTGATGACCTCAGAAAATGAGGGATAG
- the LOC144082110 gene encoding palmitoyltransferase ZDHHC2-like isoform X2 — translation MAPSGSCNVKRGCKRVLYWIPVLFIALIVAWSYFAYVVQLCLVSIEDTWEKAIYLMVYHVIFIMFIWAYWQTIFTKPMNPLREFCLSYSDKELLEREDRGESQQEILRRIAKELPIYTRTNSGAIRFCDRCQLLKPDRCHHCSVCDKCILKMDHHCPWVNNCVGFSNYKSFMLFLAYSLLYCLFITATDLQYFIKFWMNGFPDSQAKFHILFLFFSASMFSVSLSSLFIYHCWLVFKNRSTLEAVRAPVFRHGTDKNGFSLGSSKNLRQVFGDEFKYWPFPIFSSLGDGCSFPTCLVNADPEQPSSPNSYNPGQKSNADGCHFSFKPMRESQSRLLSSTASWIESEIAADDKNGANNPLMTSENEG, via the exons ATGGCTCCGTCAGGTTCCTGTAATGTCAAACGGGGCTGCAAGAGAGTTCTCTACTGGATCCCGGTCCTATTCATCGCACTCATAGTGGCTTGGTCATATTTCGCCTACGTTGTGCAGCTTTGTTTAG TTTCAATTGAAGACACCTGGGAAAAGG CTATTTATTTAATGGTGTACCATGTCATCTTCATCATGTTTATCTGGGCTTACTGGCAAACAATCTTCACCAAGCCCATGAACCCTCTTCGGGAG TTCTGCCTGTCCTACTCGGACAAGGAGCTACTGGAGCGTGAAGACCGGGGTGAATCTCAGCAAGAGATCCTGAGAAGAATCGCTAAGGAGCTGCCTATCTACACACGCACCAACTCTGGTG CAATCCGTTTTTGTGATCGTTGCCAGCTGCTGAAGCCTGATCGATGTCACCATTGTTCAGTTTGTGATAA ATGCATCCTGAAGATGGATCACCACTGTCCTTG GGTTAACAACTGTGTGGGATTCTCTAATTataaatcattcatgctgttTTTGGCATATTCGCTGCTATATTGCCTTTTTATAACTGCTACAGACCTACAATACTTTATTAAATTTTGGATG AATGGCTTTCCAGACTCTCAGGCCAAATTCCACATTCTGTTCCTCTTCTTTTCGGCCTCCATGTTTTCAGTCAGCCTCTCCTCTCTTTTCATCTATCACTGCTGGCTTGTCTTCAAGAACAGATCTACTCTCG AGGCTGTTCGCGCGCCAGTGTTTCGCCACGGAACTGACAAGAATGGATTCAGTCTGGGCTCCAGTAAAAATCTTCGTCAAGTCTTTGGCGATGAATTTAAATACTGGCCTTTTccgattttctccag TTTAGGGGATGGTTGCTCATTCCCAACATGCCTGGTGAATGCTGACCCAGAGCAACCCTCCTCTCCTAATAGCTACAACCCTGGACAAAAAAG CAATGCAGACGGATGCCACTTTTCCTTCAAGCCGATGAGGGAGAGTCAAAGTCGATTGCTCAGCAGTACCGCCTCATGGATTGAAAGTGAAATTGCGGCAGATGACAAGAACG GTGCTAATAACCCACTGATGACCTCAGAAAATGAGGGATAG
- the LOC144082110 gene encoding palmitoyltransferase ZDHHC2-like isoform X3 has translation MVYHVIFIMFIWAYWQTIFTKPMNPLREFCLSYSDKELLEREDRGESQQEILRRIAKELPIYTRTNSGAIRFCDRCQLLKPDRCHHCSVCDKCILKMDHHCPWVNNCVGFSNYKSFMLFLAYSLLYCLFITATDLQYFIKFWMAGGKAHFRLKEYLNGFPDSQAKFHILFLFFSASMFSVSLSSLFIYHCWLVFKNRSTLEAVRAPVFRHGTDKNGFSLGSSKNLRQVFGDEFKYWPFPIFSSLGDGCSFPTCLVNADPEQPSSPNSYNPGQKSNADGCHFSFKPMRESQSRLLSSTASWIESEIAADDKNGANNPLMTSENEG, from the exons ATGGTGTACCATGTCATCTTCATCATGTTTATCTGGGCTTACTGGCAAACAATCTTCACCAAGCCCATGAACCCTCTTCGGGAG TTCTGCCTGTCCTACTCGGACAAGGAGCTACTGGAGCGTGAAGACCGGGGTGAATCTCAGCAAGAGATCCTGAGAAGAATCGCTAAGGAGCTGCCTATCTACACACGCACCAACTCTGGTG CAATCCGTTTTTGTGATCGTTGCCAGCTGCTGAAGCCTGATCGATGTCACCATTGTTCAGTTTGTGATAA ATGCATCCTGAAGATGGATCACCACTGTCCTTG GGTTAACAACTGTGTGGGATTCTCTAATTataaatcattcatgctgttTTTGGCATATTCGCTGCTATATTGCCTTTTTATAACTGCTACAGACCTACAATACTTTATTAAATTTTGGATG GCTGGGGGTAAAGCCCATTTTCGACTGAAAGAATACCTG AATGGCTTTCCAGACTCTCAGGCCAAATTCCACATTCTGTTCCTCTTCTTTTCGGCCTCCATGTTTTCAGTCAGCCTCTCCTCTCTTTTCATCTATCACTGCTGGCTTGTCTTCAAGAACAGATCTACTCTCG AGGCTGTTCGCGCGCCAGTGTTTCGCCACGGAACTGACAAGAATGGATTCAGTCTGGGCTCCAGTAAAAATCTTCGTCAAGTCTTTGGCGATGAATTTAAATACTGGCCTTTTccgattttctccag TTTAGGGGATGGTTGCTCATTCCCAACATGCCTGGTGAATGCTGACCCAGAGCAACCCTCCTCTCCTAATAGCTACAACCCTGGACAAAAAAG CAATGCAGACGGATGCCACTTTTCCTTCAAGCCGATGAGGGAGAGTCAAAGTCGATTGCTCAGCAGTACCGCCTCATGGATTGAAAGTGAAATTGCGGCAGATGACAAGAACG GTGCTAATAACCCACTGATGACCTCAGAAAATGAGGGATAG
- the LOC144082111 gene encoding CCR4-NOT transcription complex subunit 7-like isoform X4, with protein sequence MQVDTNTNNLIVTINSQRIIYFSHGTMPAATVDHSQRICEVWANNLEEELKRIRHVIRKYNYIAMDTEFPGVVARPIGEFRSNADYQYQLMRCNVDLLKIIQLGLTFMNEQGEYPPGTSTWQFNFKFNLTEDMYAQDSIELLTTAGIQFKKLEEEGIDSLYFAELLMTSGLVLCDGIKWLSFHSGYDFGYLIKVLSNTKLPEEEIDFFELIRLYFPVIYDVKYLMKSCKILKGGLQEVAEQLELERIGPQHQAGSDSLLTGMAFFKMREMFFEDHIDDAKYCGHLYGLGSGSTYVQNGTGNAYEEEANKQQS encoded by the exons ATGCAGGTTGACACGAACACAAATAACCTAATCGTGACTATTAATAGTCAGAGGATAATCTATTTTTCACA TGGCACTATGCCCGCTGCTACTGTGGATCACAGCCAAAGAATATGTGAGGTTTGGGCAAACAATCTGGAGGAGGAGCTGAAGAGAATCAGACATGTCATTCGAAAATACAATTATATCGCCATG GACACAGAGTTTCCAGGTGTAGTAGCAAGACCAATCGGAGAATTCCGAAGCAATGCTGATTATCAGTACCAGTTAATGCGCTGCAATGTGGATTTGCTGAAGATAATCCAGTTGGGCCTCACCTTTATGAATGAGCAAGGAGAATATCCTCCAGGAACATCGACATGGCAATTTAATTTTAAGTTTAACCTAAC AGAGGATATGTATGCACAGGACTCAATTGAACTACTGACAACTGCTGGGATTCAATTCAAGAAGCTCGAGGAAGAAGGCATAGACTCATTGTACTTTGCAGAGCTGTTGATGACATCAGGATTGGTACTCTGTGATGGGATCAAGTGGCTGTCATTTCACAG TGGGTATGACTTTGGATACCTGATCAAGGTTCTCTCCAACACCAAGCTGCCTGAGGAAGAGATCGATTTCTTTGAGCTAATCCGCTTGTACTTTCCAGTCATTTACGATGTCAAGTATCTTATGAAGAGCTGCAAAATTCTCAAG GGTGGACTACAGGAAGTTGCTGAACAACTAGAGCTCGAGAGGATCGGACCGCAGCATCAAGCGGGCTCTGACTCTTTGCTCACAGGCATGGCTTTTTTCAAGATGAGGGAG ATGTTCTTTGAGGATCATATTGATGACGCAAAGTATTGTGGCCACCTGTACGGGCTTGGCTCAGGATCCACCTACGTCCAGAACGGAACAGGGAACGCTTATGAAGAAGAAGCTAATAAGCAGCAGTCTTGA
- the LOC144082111 gene encoding CCR4-NOT transcription complex subunit 7-like isoform X5, producing the protein MPAATVDHSQRICEVWANNLEEELKRIRHVIRKYNYIAMDTEFPGVVARPIGEFRSNADYQYQLMRCNVDLLKIIQLGLTFMNEQGEYPPGTSTWQFNFKFNLTEDMYAQDSIELLTTAGIQFKKLEEEGIDSLYFAELLMTSGLVLCDGIKWLSFHRYLATSFPHNVWLFCSGYDFGYLIKVLSNTKLPEEEIDFFELIRLYFPVIYDVKYLMKSCKILKGGLQEVAEQLELERIGPQHQAGSDSLLTGMAFFKMREMFFEDHIDDAKYCGHLYGLGSGSTYVQNGTGNAYEEEANKQQS; encoded by the exons ATGCCCGCTGCTACTGTGGATCACAGCCAAAGAATATGTGAGGTTTGGGCAAACAATCTGGAGGAGGAGCTGAAGAGAATCAGACATGTCATTCGAAAATACAATTATATCGCCATG GACACAGAGTTTCCAGGTGTAGTAGCAAGACCAATCGGAGAATTCCGAAGCAATGCTGATTATCAGTACCAGTTAATGCGCTGCAATGTGGATTTGCTGAAGATAATCCAGTTGGGCCTCACCTTTATGAATGAGCAAGGAGAATATCCTCCAGGAACATCGACATGGCAATTTAATTTTAAGTTTAACCTAAC AGAGGATATGTATGCACAGGACTCAATTGAACTACTGACAACTGCTGGGATTCAATTCAAGAAGCTCGAGGAAGAAGGCATAGACTCATTGTACTTTGCAGAGCTGTTGATGACATCAGGATTGGTACTCTGTGATGGGATCAAGTGGCTGTCATTTCACAGGTATCTCGCCACATCTTT CCCACATAATGTGTGGCTGTTTTGCAGTGGGTATGACTTTGGATACCTGATCAAGGTTCTCTCCAACACCAAGCTGCCTGAGGAAGAGATCGATTTCTTTGAGCTAATCCGCTTGTACTTTCCAGTCATTTACGATGTCAAGTATCTTATGAAGAGCTGCAAAATTCTCAAG GGTGGACTACAGGAAGTTGCTGAACAACTAGAGCTCGAGAGGATCGGACCGCAGCATCAAGCGGGCTCTGACTCTTTGCTCACAGGCATGGCTTTTTTCAAGATGAGGGAG ATGTTCTTTGAGGATCATATTGATGACGCAAAGTATTGTGGCCACCTGTACGGGCTTGGCTCAGGATCCACCTACGTCCAGAACGGAACAGGGAACGCTTATGAAGAAGAAGCTAATAAGCAGCAGTCTTGA
- the LOC144082111 gene encoding CCR4-NOT transcription complex subunit 7-like isoform X2, with the protein MQVDTNTNNLIVTINSQRIIYFSHGTMPAATVDHSQRICEVWANNLEEELKRIRHVIRKYNYIAMDTEFPGVVARPIGEFRSNADYQYQLMRCNVDLLKIIQLGLTFMNEQGEYPPGTSTWQFNFKFNLTEDMYAQDSIELLTTAGIQFKKLEEEGIDSLYFAELLMTSGLVLCDGIKWLSFHSPHNVWLFCSGYDFGYLIKVLSNTKLPEEEIDFFELIRLYFPVIYDVKYLMKSCKILKGGLQEVAEQLELERIGPQHQAGSDSLLTGMAFFKMREMFFEDHIDDAKYCGHLYGLGSGSTYVQNGTGNAYEEEANKQQS; encoded by the exons ATGCAGGTTGACACGAACACAAATAACCTAATCGTGACTATTAATAGTCAGAGGATAATCTATTTTTCACA TGGCACTATGCCCGCTGCTACTGTGGATCACAGCCAAAGAATATGTGAGGTTTGGGCAAACAATCTGGAGGAGGAGCTGAAGAGAATCAGACATGTCATTCGAAAATACAATTATATCGCCATG GACACAGAGTTTCCAGGTGTAGTAGCAAGACCAATCGGAGAATTCCGAAGCAATGCTGATTATCAGTACCAGTTAATGCGCTGCAATGTGGATTTGCTGAAGATAATCCAGTTGGGCCTCACCTTTATGAATGAGCAAGGAGAATATCCTCCAGGAACATCGACATGGCAATTTAATTTTAAGTTTAACCTAAC AGAGGATATGTATGCACAGGACTCAATTGAACTACTGACAACTGCTGGGATTCAATTCAAGAAGCTCGAGGAAGAAGGCATAGACTCATTGTACTTTGCAGAGCTGTTGATGACATCAGGATTGGTACTCTGTGATGGGATCAAGTGGCTGTCATTTCACAG CCCACATAATGTGTGGCTGTTTTGCAGTGGGTATGACTTTGGATACCTGATCAAGGTTCTCTCCAACACCAAGCTGCCTGAGGAAGAGATCGATTTCTTTGAGCTAATCCGCTTGTACTTTCCAGTCATTTACGATGTCAAGTATCTTATGAAGAGCTGCAAAATTCTCAAG GGTGGACTACAGGAAGTTGCTGAACAACTAGAGCTCGAGAGGATCGGACCGCAGCATCAAGCGGGCTCTGACTCTTTGCTCACAGGCATGGCTTTTTTCAAGATGAGGGAG ATGTTCTTTGAGGATCATATTGATGACGCAAAGTATTGTGGCCACCTGTACGGGCTTGGCTCAGGATCCACCTACGTCCAGAACGGAACAGGGAACGCTTATGAAGAAGAAGCTAATAAGCAGCAGTCTTGA
- the LOC144082111 gene encoding CCR4-NOT transcription complex subunit 7-like isoform X3, with translation MQVDTNTNNLIVTINSQRIIYFSHGTMPAATVDHSQRICEVWANNLEEELKRIRHVIRKYNYIAMDTEFPGVVARPIGEFRSNADYQYQLMRCNVDLLKIIQLGLTFMNEQGEYPPGTSTWQFNFKFNLTEDMYAQDSIELLTTAGIQFKKLEEEGIDSLYFAELLMTSGLVLCDGIKWLSFHRYLATSFGYDFGYLIKVLSNTKLPEEEIDFFELIRLYFPVIYDVKYLMKSCKILKGGLQEVAEQLELERIGPQHQAGSDSLLTGMAFFKMREMFFEDHIDDAKYCGHLYGLGSGSTYVQNGTGNAYEEEANKQQS, from the exons ATGCAGGTTGACACGAACACAAATAACCTAATCGTGACTATTAATAGTCAGAGGATAATCTATTTTTCACA TGGCACTATGCCCGCTGCTACTGTGGATCACAGCCAAAGAATATGTGAGGTTTGGGCAAACAATCTGGAGGAGGAGCTGAAGAGAATCAGACATGTCATTCGAAAATACAATTATATCGCCATG GACACAGAGTTTCCAGGTGTAGTAGCAAGACCAATCGGAGAATTCCGAAGCAATGCTGATTATCAGTACCAGTTAATGCGCTGCAATGTGGATTTGCTGAAGATAATCCAGTTGGGCCTCACCTTTATGAATGAGCAAGGAGAATATCCTCCAGGAACATCGACATGGCAATTTAATTTTAAGTTTAACCTAAC AGAGGATATGTATGCACAGGACTCAATTGAACTACTGACAACTGCTGGGATTCAATTCAAGAAGCTCGAGGAAGAAGGCATAGACTCATTGTACTTTGCAGAGCTGTTGATGACATCAGGATTGGTACTCTGTGATGGGATCAAGTGGCTGTCATTTCACAGGTATCTCGCCACATCTTT TGGGTATGACTTTGGATACCTGATCAAGGTTCTCTCCAACACCAAGCTGCCTGAGGAAGAGATCGATTTCTTTGAGCTAATCCGCTTGTACTTTCCAGTCATTTACGATGTCAAGTATCTTATGAAGAGCTGCAAAATTCTCAAG GGTGGACTACAGGAAGTTGCTGAACAACTAGAGCTCGAGAGGATCGGACCGCAGCATCAAGCGGGCTCTGACTCTTTGCTCACAGGCATGGCTTTTTTCAAGATGAGGGAG ATGTTCTTTGAGGATCATATTGATGACGCAAAGTATTGTGGCCACCTGTACGGGCTTGGCTCAGGATCCACCTACGTCCAGAACGGAACAGGGAACGCTTATGAAGAAGAAGCTAATAAGCAGCAGTCTTGA
- the LOC144082111 gene encoding CCR4-NOT transcription complex subunit 7-like isoform X1 has product MQVDTNTNNLIVTINSQRIIYFSHGTMPAATVDHSQRICEVWANNLEEELKRIRHVIRKYNYIAMDTEFPGVVARPIGEFRSNADYQYQLMRCNVDLLKIIQLGLTFMNEQGEYPPGTSTWQFNFKFNLTEDMYAQDSIELLTTAGIQFKKLEEEGIDSLYFAELLMTSGLVLCDGIKWLSFHRYLATSFPHNVWLFCSGYDFGYLIKVLSNTKLPEEEIDFFELIRLYFPVIYDVKYLMKSCKILKGGLQEVAEQLELERIGPQHQAGSDSLLTGMAFFKMREMFFEDHIDDAKYCGHLYGLGSGSTYVQNGTGNAYEEEANKQQS; this is encoded by the exons ATGCAGGTTGACACGAACACAAATAACCTAATCGTGACTATTAATAGTCAGAGGATAATCTATTTTTCACA TGGCACTATGCCCGCTGCTACTGTGGATCACAGCCAAAGAATATGTGAGGTTTGGGCAAACAATCTGGAGGAGGAGCTGAAGAGAATCAGACATGTCATTCGAAAATACAATTATATCGCCATG GACACAGAGTTTCCAGGTGTAGTAGCAAGACCAATCGGAGAATTCCGAAGCAATGCTGATTATCAGTACCAGTTAATGCGCTGCAATGTGGATTTGCTGAAGATAATCCAGTTGGGCCTCACCTTTATGAATGAGCAAGGAGAATATCCTCCAGGAACATCGACATGGCAATTTAATTTTAAGTTTAACCTAAC AGAGGATATGTATGCACAGGACTCAATTGAACTACTGACAACTGCTGGGATTCAATTCAAGAAGCTCGAGGAAGAAGGCATAGACTCATTGTACTTTGCAGAGCTGTTGATGACATCAGGATTGGTACTCTGTGATGGGATCAAGTGGCTGTCATTTCACAGGTATCTCGCCACATCTTT CCCACATAATGTGTGGCTGTTTTGCAGTGGGTATGACTTTGGATACCTGATCAAGGTTCTCTCCAACACCAAGCTGCCTGAGGAAGAGATCGATTTCTTTGAGCTAATCCGCTTGTACTTTCCAGTCATTTACGATGTCAAGTATCTTATGAAGAGCTGCAAAATTCTCAAG GGTGGACTACAGGAAGTTGCTGAACAACTAGAGCTCGAGAGGATCGGACCGCAGCATCAAGCGGGCTCTGACTCTTTGCTCACAGGCATGGCTTTTTTCAAGATGAGGGAG ATGTTCTTTGAGGATCATATTGATGACGCAAAGTATTGTGGCCACCTGTACGGGCTTGGCTCAGGATCCACCTACGTCCAGAACGGAACAGGGAACGCTTATGAAGAAGAAGCTAATAAGCAGCAGTCTTGA